The following coding sequences lie in one Carassius gibelio isolate Cgi1373 ecotype wild population from Czech Republic chromosome A17, carGib1.2-hapl.c, whole genome shotgun sequence genomic window:
- the LOC128031489 gene encoding homeobox protein Nkx-2.4-like isoform X1, producing MSLSPKHTTPFSVTDILSPIEETYKKFSGMESTGNFTSPLGAYRQPQVSQTGMQQHSMGHNATVATTYHMPHSVSQFSHSAMGGYCNGSIANMGDLPSYQDTMRNSAAATGWYGANPDPRYTTISRFMGPSTGMNMTGMGALTGMADTTKSIPPLHAAPRRKRRVLFSQAQVYELERRFKQQKYLSAPEREHLASMIHLTPTQVKIWFQNHRYKMKRQAKDKAAQQLQQEGNLCQQQQSPRRVAVPVLVKDGKPCQNGSNTPTPNQQQMQQQQNGSGVVLPTSSNSMNQHQSQQVNALVQAQDLEEMSPSPPSLHSQMNNMGQIDSTVDYTNNMVTSNLLYGRTW from the exons ATGTCGCTGAGCCCAAAGCACACGACACCTTTCTCAGTGACAGATATTTTGAGCCCAATTGAGGAAACTTACAAGAAGTTTAGTGGCATGGAGAGCACTGGAAACTTCACATCTCCTTTGGGAGCGTACCGGCAACCTCAGGTGTCCCAGACTGGCATGCAGCAACACTCTATGGGCCACAACGCCACTGTGGCGACCACCTACCATATGCCACACTCCGTTTCCCAGTTCTCACACAGTGCAATGGGGGGCTACTGCAATGGCAGCATTGCCAACATGGGGGACCTACCCTCTTACCAAGATACTATGAGAAACAGCGCAGCAGCAACAGGGTGGTACGGCGCCAATCCTGACCCGAGATACACAACAA TTTCTAGATTCATGGGACCTTCCACAGGTATGAACATGACAGGAATGGGCGCGCTGACAGGCATGGCCGACACCACCAAATCCATCCCACCTCTCCACGCAGCGCCGAGGAGGAAACGACGGGTGCTCTTCTCTCAAGCACAAGTCTACGAGCTGGAAAGGAGATTTAAGCAACAGAAATACCTCTCAGCGCCCGAGAGGGAACACCTGGCTAGTATGATACATCTAACCCCGACGCAGGTCAAGATCTGGTTTCAGAATCATCGCTACAAGATGAAGCGGCAGGCCAAGGACAAAGCAGCGCAGCAGCTTCAACAGGAGGGCAACCTGTGTCAACAGCAGCAGTCGCCGAGGAGAGTGGCTGTCCCTGTCTTAGTGAAGGATGGCAAGCCTTGTCAAAACGGCTCCAACACACCGACGCCAAACCAACAGCagatgcagcagcagcagaacgGTTCCGGAGTCGTGCTTCCTACCTCCAGTAACTCTATGAACCAGCACCAAAGCCAGCAGGTCAACGCACTGGTCCAGGCCCAAGACCTGGAGGAAATGTCCCCCAGTCCCCCGTCACTTCACTCGCAGATGAACAATATGGGCCAGATAGACAGTACTGTAGATTACACAAATAACATGGTCACGTCGAATTTGCTTTATGGCAGAACGTGGTAA
- the LOC128031489 gene encoding homeobox protein Nkx-2.4-like isoform X2: MSLSPKHTTPFSVTDILSPIEETYKKFSGMESTGNFTSPLGAYRQPQVSQTGMQQHSMGHNATVATTYHMPHSVSQFSHSAMGGYCNGSIANMGDLPSYQDTMRNSAAATGWYGANPDPRYTTSMNMTGMGALTGMADTTKSIPPLHAAPRRKRRVLFSQAQVYELERRFKQQKYLSAPEREHLASMIHLTPTQVKIWFQNHRYKMKRQAKDKAAQQLQQEGNLCQQQQSPRRVAVPVLVKDGKPCQNGSNTPTPNQQQMQQQQNGSGVVLPTSSNSMNQHQSQQVNALVQAQDLEEMSPSPPSLHSQMNNMGQIDSTVDYTNNMVTSNLLYGRTW; this comes from the exons ATGTCGCTGAGCCCAAAGCACACGACACCTTTCTCAGTGACAGATATTTTGAGCCCAATTGAGGAAACTTACAAGAAGTTTAGTGGCATGGAGAGCACTGGAAACTTCACATCTCCTTTGGGAGCGTACCGGCAACCTCAGGTGTCCCAGACTGGCATGCAGCAACACTCTATGGGCCACAACGCCACTGTGGCGACCACCTACCATATGCCACACTCCGTTTCCCAGTTCTCACACAGTGCAATGGGGGGCTACTGCAATGGCAGCATTGCCAACATGGGGGACCTACCCTCTTACCAAGATACTATGAGAAACAGCGCAGCAGCAACAGGGTGGTACGGCGCCAATCCTGACCCGAGATACACAACAA GTATGAACATGACAGGAATGGGCGCGCTGACAGGCATGGCCGACACCACCAAATCCATCCCACCTCTCCACGCAGCGCCGAGGAGGAAACGACGGGTGCTCTTCTCTCAAGCACAAGTCTACGAGCTGGAAAGGAGATTTAAGCAACAGAAATACCTCTCAGCGCCCGAGAGGGAACACCTGGCTAGTATGATACATCTAACCCCGACGCAGGTCAAGATCTGGTTTCAGAATCATCGCTACAAGATGAAGCGGCAGGCCAAGGACAAAGCAGCGCAGCAGCTTCAACAGGAGGGCAACCTGTGTCAACAGCAGCAGTCGCCGAGGAGAGTGGCTGTCCCTGTCTTAGTGAAGGATGGCAAGCCTTGTCAAAACGGCTCCAACACACCGACGCCAAACCAACAGCagatgcagcagcagcagaacgGTTCCGGAGTCGTGCTTCCTACCTCCAGTAACTCTATGAACCAGCACCAAAGCCAGCAGGTCAACGCACTGGTCCAGGCCCAAGACCTGGAGGAAATGTCCCCCAGTCCCCCGTCACTTCACTCGCAGATGAACAATATGGGCCAGATAGACAGTACTGTAGATTACACAAATAACATGGTCACGTCGAATTTGCTTTATGGCAGAACGTGGTAA